In the genome of Mauremys mutica isolate MM-2020 ecotype Southern chromosome 8, ASM2049712v1, whole genome shotgun sequence, one region contains:
- the LOC123376397 gene encoding platelet-derived growth factor receptor-like protein: MNSKALAVLGCSLLLLILAECQEKEKPPKATEKKVTKEPKPNKLKPPKATGEKLHQAVAKPPKGKARVKPTAPPRQVHQPASILTRVVTRGQFQKVPDSLTLTAGDTLELRCRGRSVRWRFPAYLEDEEEGRLRIKHFERHSQLLVVNSRAADTGEYSCWSFQCRDSECQDGEDRTGKAFIFFTDPQELFVPTEDYYEVVQLRTNHPTLLPCQVTSPLAKVTLHREFPPEEVAVDGIDISYDVKRGFVIHRPRPSYAGSLFCMASLAGVRQISTKYMLIYINYPSSVPKPTVSASATTVRAGENFNVTCTVFGEPEVAVDFTWEYPGQQIGRPPYSRERADLARRGGQVQQESESILYIDEARAIDEGLYTCSAMNLQGTTTVSTRVQVLPATPAPRAARSG, from the exons ATGAACTCCAAGGCCCTGGCTGTCCTGGGCTGCAGCCTTCTCCTCCTCATCTTGG CTGAATGTCAGGAGAAGGAAAAGCCCCCCAAAGCCACCGAGAAGAAGGTCACAAAAGAGCCCAAGCCAAACAAGCTCAAACCTCCCAAAGCAACAGGTGAAAAGCTCCACCAGGCAGTAGCCAAGCCCCCGAAGGGCAAAGCCCGAGTgaaacccacagcccctcccaggCAGGTGCACCAGCCTGCGTCCATCCTGACTCGGGTGGTGACCAGGGGGCAGTTCCAGAAAGTGCCTGACTCCCTGACGCTGACGGCAGGCGACACCCTGGAGCTGCGCTGCCGAGGGCGCTCCGTCAGGTGGAGGTTCCCTGCGTACCTGGAGGacgaggaggaggggcggctcag AATCAAGCACTTTGAGAGGCACAGCCAGCTGCTGGTGgtgaactccagggctgcagacaCTGGCGAGTACAGCTGCTGGTCCTTCCAGTGCCGGGACAGCGAGTGCCAGGACGGAGAGGACAGGACGGGCAAGGCTTTCATCTTCTTCACAG accccCAGGAGCTGTTTGTGCCGACGGAGGATTACTACGAAGTGGTCCAGCTGCGCACGAACCATCCCACGCTCCTACCATgccaggtgaccagccctctggcCAAGGTGACGCTGCACCGTGAATTCCCCCCCGAGGAGGTGGCCGTGGACGGGATCGACATCTCGTACGACGTGAAGAGGGGGTTCGTGATCCACCGCCCACGGCCCTCGTATGCAGGGTCGCTCTTCTGCATGGCCAGCCTGGCCGGCGTGCGGCAGATATCCACCAAGTACATGCTGATCTACATCAACT ACCCTTCCTCTGTTCCCAAACCCACAGTCAGCGCCTCAGCCACCACTGTGCGGGCTGGAGAAAACTTCAACGTGACCTGCACGGTGTTTGGAGAACCAGAAGTCGCGGTCGATTTTACCTGGGAGTATCCGGGGCAGCAG ATTGGCAGGCCCCCCTACAGCCGCGAACGGGCCGACCTGGCACGCCGAGGTGGGCAGGTGCAGCAGGAATCCGAGAGCATCCTCTACATAGATGAGGCCCGTGCGATAGACGAAGGGCTTTACACCTGCAGCGCCATGAACCTACAGGGCACCACCACCGTCTCCACCCGGGTCCAGGTACTTCCAGCCACCCCGGCCCCAAGGGCGGCCCGGTCTGGATAG